The Oncorhynchus nerka isolate Pitt River linkage group LG5, Oner_Uvic_2.0, whole genome shotgun sequence nucleotide sequence CGTGTACTGAACTGAGAGAGAGGACCGAGATAAACAACAGTACTTGCCGTGTCATTGTTCTGTCAGACATTTTCCCTTCAACATGAAACAAGGACATTATAATCCGTAAAGAAGTCTGTGATATTCTATTCATTTGAAGTAAAAAAAATCCAAGTAAAATTACTCAACAATCCGTGGCTCTGTCTCTGGTACAAAATAACATCAGCTCCGTGTCTCCGTGCTTAGTGTTCTCTGTAACCCAGACAATGCGCTCTGCATGcggctcttgctctctctccaatATATCGAGATTATGGGGGAGGTACTGCTGCAAATACGCTCTAAAACCGCAACACACTGACCAACAGCGTCCCTCAGAGTTCAATCTACTGAACAACAGATACACTTTTAAAAAAGGAAACAATGTCCAATACACAATATATTGGAAGGTGTGAATCTTCATGGAATAAATCACAGTGCTACAACGCTTTAGCCATCTCATGTAACAACAATCAAGGTGCCAGAAATACGTGGACAACAAATGTCATACAAAACACACCTTGCATGAAGCTGTAGGCTACATCTTGACAGAAAGCAAGTTTCAGTAGTCTAAAACaagcagtatggtataatgtgcaTTGTGTAGGGCAAGTAAAATAAACATATCAATCAAATTCATGTTGCATAAACCGTTAGCCTCACCTTTACAAGCGTTAGGCAATATCCAGTACGATTTACTCTGTACTATTAAATAGGGTCCACTGAAATACAGCCTCTTTGCAAAGCACCGCTTTCCATGACCATGGTGCTGAAATGGCACATTAGTGGAATGAGGAGAATTTCTCATGATGGAATGTACCCCGGAATACAAACTCGATTTAAAACAATTAGAATATTTTGAAAGATAAGGATTTAAATATAACAGACCTCTGCTGGTGAGTCTGGTTCATCCAGGATGTTATTTTCACTCTGTATCCGCTGCATCGTCCCTGTAGAACTGGGGTCCATTATCAGTACGTTCTGACTACAGGGTCTGACGAACTTACAGTCACTCTTTCTGGAGTCAGTCGTCCTGCACACCTCGTAATTGTACACGTGCTGTAGAGTTCCTGTCCCCAAAGTGTCTGCGTAACGCGGTGGATAATACGGAATAACCGGGAGACTGGAATGATAGAGGACGCGAGACTGTCTCCATCTGAATATTTTCACTGATATAATAACCACTAAACATGTGATGAACAGAAATGAGACTACAGCCAAAGCCAAGACTAAGTAAAAAGTCAGGTTGTCATTGTACTCCTTGTCGTGAGTAAAGTCAGTGAACTCCGAGAGCACTTCAGGGAAGCTGTCCGCCACCGCCACGTTAACATTGACTGTAGCTGAACGAGAGGGCTGCCCGTTGTCCTCCACTACAACAGTGAGCCTTTGTTTCACAACATCTTTATCATTGACTTGGCGAATAGTTCTTATTTCTCCATTCTGTAAACCCACTTCAAACAGCGCCCTGTCTGTCGCTTTCTGCAGTTTATACGAGAGCCAAGCATTCTGTCCAGAGTCCACATCAACAGCCACCACTTTAGTGACAAGATAGCCCACATCTGCTGAACGAGGCACCATTTCAGCCACCAGAGAGCTGCTAGTCTGGACTGGATACAGAACCTGCGGCGTGTTGTCATTCTGGTCCTGGATCATTATGTTCACAGTCACATtgctactgagaggaggagagcctcCATCCTGCGCTTTTACACGGAACTGGAAATCATTGATCTGCTCGTAGTCTAAAGAGCGCACTGCATGGATGACTCCACTATCAGCACTAACGGACACATATGAGGAGACGGGCACTCCGTTAACCGAGGAGTCCTCCAGTATGTAAGAAACACGGGCATTCTGGTTCCAGTCAGCGTCTCTGGCTTTCACTGTGAATATAGAGAGCCCCGGTGTGTTGTTTTCTATCATGTAGGCCTCATATGAGCTCCTCTCAAAGACGGGCGCGTTGTCATTCACATCTGATATCTGTAAGGTGAGAGTGACgctgctggagagagagggaactccCTCATCAGAGCACGTCACACTGATGTTATACTCAGACGCTCTCTCTCGGTCCAAGTCACTCTCTGTTACTAAAGTAAAGAAATTATTTGTTGTTGATTTAATTGTAAATGGAATATTGTCGTTTATCGAACACTGTACTTTACCATTTTCACCTGAGTCTGGGTCTTGTACATTAATCATAGTTACTACAGTACCGGGTATAGAATCTTCTGTTATAACGTTAGTCTTCGACATAATATTAATATCTGGTTTGTTATCATTTATATCAATGACGTCAAGAATTATTTTACATGAATCAGTCAGTCCCCCGTCATCACTGGCTTGTATATGTATCTGATAATGGTGAGATTTTTCATAGTCTATTTCCCCAGTTAATATAACTTCACCATCAACATAATTAATTTCAAACATTTCAGGAAAATCGTCTTGTGTATTTGTTACTGAGTATGTTATTTTGCCATTAGTGCCCTGATCAGCATCGTGTGCACTGACCTTAGTAACAGCTGTACCTTTCTGTGCATTCTCAGCAATCGTAGCTCTGTAAATCGGCTGCGTAAAAACTGGGGCATTGTCATTGGCGTCTAACACCGTGACGTGTATCTGTGCAGTACCAGATATCGGAGGCTCTCCTCCATCCATTGCTGTTAACACTATTGATATTTGCTCTTGTTTTTCTCGGTCTAGAGACTTCTGTAAAATCATTTCGACATTTTTACCACCACCTGCCTGATTTTGCAGTTTTAGTGCAAAATTACCATTTGAACTGAGAGAATAGCTTTGGAGGCCATTAATGCCAacgtctggatctatagctctcTCTAAAATGAATTTAGCTCCCGTCAGAGCTGACTCGCTAATTCTAAACCTGATATCACTTTTCTTGAAAACCGGTGGGTTGTCATTGACATCAGTTACCTCAACAGTAATGGAATAAAATTCCATCGGGTTCTCTAGAATAATCTGAAAATGTAGCGCGCAAGGCGTCGTCTGTCCGCAGAGTGCTTCACGGTCTATTCTGTCTTTGATGAGGAGAACTCCCCGTTCTTTATTCAGCTCGATGTACTCTGCGCTGTCTCCGGTATAAATACGAGCTTTACCTGATTTCAGTCTATTGACATCTAAACCCAGATCCTGCGCTATGTTACCGACTAAAGAGCCTTTCGCCATTTCCTCAGGAATGGAGTAACTGACCTGCCCGTGTACTGAACTGAGAGAGAGGACCGAGATAAACAACAGTACTTGCCGTGTCATTGTTCTGTCCGACATTTTCCCTTCAACATGAAACAGCAAGCGCCATATAATCCGATAAGAGAACAGTATAATTCCTTAAGATGTATGTCcaacaaataatacaaaaaaagaCTAATAATCCTTATTTTGGGAACAAAAGAATCTCAGCTCTGTGTCTCGGTGCTTAGTTAGTGTTCTCTGTAACCCGGACTGTGCGCTCTGCGTgcggctctttctctctctaatatATCGAGATGATGGGGGAGGTACTGCTGCAAATCCGCTCTAaaactacaacacactgaccaacAGCGTCCCTCTGAGTTCAATCTACTGAACAACAGATATACTTAAAAATAAACACCTTCCAATATATTTGGGAAGGTCTAGGTCTCCATGGATGAAAGCACAGCATTATCAAGCTTAACCCAACCCAGTAATGTAGGGAATTGAATAACATATGACCTTTCTATACATCTGCCCTGACCGACCCAGTAAGTAGGGCTCTTGGGGGGGTTGAAGGAAAAACAAAAACACTCAAAGATATTGGTTGTGCCACGTACTCCATCCAAACTGTATCAGACAGATATGCGTGTCCTGTTTTTGACTATTCAGCAGAAATGTGGGGTGCTAAGAGGTTTCTCAAAAACGAACATATCCATAACAGTACGTTATTTTGTAGGTACCCACAATGTTTGCATCTATACTGGCAATAACTGGGAACATGGGCTGAGAACATTATGAGATGAGATGGAAGGCGTATATGGTGAGACTTTGGAATAGACCGTTGGATATACCAACTGCCAGAATAGTCAGCAAAGTTTTTCCAGTCGGATCTCTCCATAGCCTGGGAAACTGAAATgtctgacattttcccaacagtCTGACTGTGAACAGTTGTACGAAAAAAGAATTAAGTGAGACATAGACGCTGTTAAAAAACAACTGATGATGCAATATGAAAAGAAATGAGTGGAGGAGATTAATCATAAACCCAAATGAAGAACATTTTGTTTGATTAAGTGTGAATTCGTGTGTGAGAGATATATTATGAACAACCTAGATATAAGCAAGAGATCGCTATGTGCCCAAGTAAGTGAAACAAGTCGGTGTAATGGTGAAATGGAAAAGAAAAGACTATGCAACTATTGTAACCTCGAAGAAATAGAGAATGAAATTAATTTGATCCTCTACTGGCCTTTCTACCACAATATATGCTTGTCTTTATTGCAGAAAGCCCACCAGATAAACCCTGAAATGATGTGGCTGAGCCATGAGGAAAAACTGACACGTTTTTTTTGTCTATTGTGCAATTCTGTTTGCGGATTTTTTTAGATAAAGCCTGGAATTAAAGGAAAATGGCGACCTATAATTCAATTAAACAAATAAGTAGCTCCTATACAGCAAATGGCACACGTATGTATATAAAATGTGTGTAAACCTGTCTCACTCTTGAATCATCTCTTTGTGCCACACTTGGTTCAAATGCCTTCCGTTTCATTTTTCTGAAATGATTTATTTCCATATTTATTTTATAATTTTTCCTGCTCTAGGAATAAAATGACTGCTTGGATAACCTTATTTACTATTATGTATTGACTTCTTTATCACGCTTTATGCGGTGACAACTGcacagaacactgtaagaatTATCACAGTGCATTATTGTAATGTTTGTGTCAATGGGTTGCAAACTGGCGATTTGACAAGAAAATGAAATGTAATTCATTAATTCATATGAGACAATGTATTTGGGATAAATGTAAACCATGATACAAGAAGTAACTGGGGAAGAAAGGTCAGACAAAATACACCTTGCGTGAAGCTAATCACCGGGACAGAATGGAACTTTCTGCAACTATAACAACAGTATGGCATTACTGTGCATTATGTAGACTACTGAAAacgtgtatatatacacatatgaaTACAATTTCTAGTACAGAAAACGTTTGCCTCTTATTTACAAAGATCAAACAATATCTCAGTATAATTGACTCTTTACAATGTTAAAGGGTCTATTGAAATACAGCCGCTTTGCAGAGCAGCGCTGACCACGAATGTGGTGCTGAAATAGCCACATATCAGTTGAATGAAGAGCATTTGTGACCACGGAAACTTCCCAGGTACACAGAGTCGATGTAGAAACAGTtcaaataaaacattaaaaacaaaCTCATTTACACCATGCTTCAACATTTTTGATTTAGGGGAAGGATAATGACTCAAATATAACAGACCTCTAGTGGGGAGTCTGGTTCATCCAGGATGTTATTTTCACTCTGCATCCGCTGCATCGTCCCTGTAGAACTGGGGTCCATTATCAGAACGTTCTGACTACAGGGTCTGACGAACTTACAGTCACTCTTTCTGGAGTCAGTTGTCCTGCACACCTCGTAATTGTATACGTGCTGTAGAGTTCCTGTCCCCAAAGTGTCTGCGTAACGCGGTGGATAGTACGGAATAACCGGGAGATTGGAATGATAGAGGACGCGAGACTGTCTCCATCTGAATATTTTCACTGATATAATAACCACTAAACATGTGATGAACAGAAATGAGACTACAGCCAAAGCCAAGACTAAGTAAAAAGTCAGCTTGTCATTGTACTCCTTGTCGTGCGTAAAGTCAGTGAACTCCGAGAGCACTTCAGGGAAGCTGTCCGCCACCGCCACGTTAACATTGACTGTAGCTGAACGAGAGGGCTGCCCGTTGTCCTCCACCACAACAGTGAGCCTTTGTTTCACAACATCTTTATCATTGACTTGGCGAATAGTTCTTATTTCTCCATTCTGTAAACCCACTTCAAACAGCGCCCTGTCTGTCGCTTTCTGCAGTTCATACGAGAGCCAGGCATTCTGTCCAGAGTCCACATCAACAGCCACCACTTTAGTGACAAGATATCCCACATCTGCTGAACGAGGCACCATTTCAGCCACCAGAGAGCTGCTCGTCTGGACTGGATACAGAACCTGAGGCGCGTTGTCATTCTGGTCCTGGATCATTATTTTCACAGTCACATtgctactgagaggaggagagcctcCATCCTGCGCTTTTACGCGGAACTGGAAATCCTTGATCTGCTCGTAGTCAAAAGAGCGCACTGAATGGATGACTCCACTATCAGCACTAACGGACACATATGAGGAGACGGGCACTCCGTTAACCGAGGAGTCCTCCAGTATGTAAGAAACACGGGCATTCTGGTTCCAGTCAGCGTCTCTGGCTTTCACTGTGAATATAGAGAGGCCCGGTGTGTTGTTTTCTATAATATAGGCCTCATATGAGCTCCTCTCAAAGACAGGCGCGTTGTCATTCACATCTGATATCTGTAAGGTGAGAGTGACGCTGCTGGAGAGCGAGGGCAGTCCCTCATCAGAGCACGTCACAGTGATGTTATACTCGGAGGCTCTCTCTCGATCCAAGTCACTGTCAGTTACTAAACTAAAGAAATTATTCGACGAGGATTTCATCGCAAATGGAATGTTTTCATTGATGGAACATTGGACTTTCCCATTTTCACCAGAGTCTGGGTCTTGCACATTGATCATCGTTAAGACTGTATCGATTTTGGCATCTTCGGAGATCACGTTTGATTTAGACATAATGTTAATATTAGGTTTATTATCATTGGTGTCAACTACTTCAACTACCACTTTGCATGAATCTGTAAGTCCTCCGTCATCACTTGCCCTTAAATTGATCTGAAAATTCCGTGTCTTTTCATAATCAATATTTCCAATCAATCTAATCTCACCGTTGTCCTCGTTTACTTCAATAAGTCCACGAACATAATCTAACGTGTTTGTAATTGAATACGTAATTTTACCGTTTGAGCCATGATCTGCATCTGATGCGCTGACTGAAGATATAACTGTACCTTTTGGGTCATTCTCAGTTACAGTTGCTTTGTAAAACTCCTGAGTAAAAATTGGCGCATTATCATTGACGTCTAGTACGGTGATGAGTATCTGCATTGTCCCTGACATACGCGGCTCCCCACCATCCACAGCTGTCAACACTAAAGTAACATCCTCATGCTTCTCTCGATCTAGAGGTTTCTGCAAAACCATCTCAACCTTCTTATTCCCATCTGCTTGATTAACCAATTTCAGAGCGAAATTATCAGTTGGTTTCAACGTATAGCTTTGGAGGCCATTGATACCGACGTCAAGATCTATTGCTCTCTCTAACACGAATTTTGCTCCATTGACTGCAGACTCACTGATTTTGAATTTGATTTCGTTTTTTTCAAAGGTTGGAGGGTTATCATTAATATCTGTAATTTCAACCGTAATACTATAAAATTCCATCGGGTTCTCTAGAATAATCTGAAAATGTAAAGCGCAAGGCGTCGTCTGTTCACAAAGCGCTTCACGGTCTATTCTGTCTTTGATGAGGAGAACTCCCCTTTCTTTATTCAGCTCGATGTACTCTGCGCTGTCTCCAGTATAAATACGAGCTTTACCTGATATCAGTCTTTTGATATCTAAACCCAGATCCTGCGCTATGTTACCGACTAAAGAGCCTTTCACCATTTCCTCGGGAATGGAGTAACTGACCTGCCCGTGTACTGAACTGAGAGAGAGGACCGAGATAAACAACAGTACTTGCCGTGTCATTGTTCTGTCAGACATTTTCCCTTCAACATGAAACAAGGACATTATAATCCGTAAAGAAGTGTGTGATATTCTATTCCTTTGAAGTAAAAAAAAATCCAAGTAAAATTACTCAACAATCCGTGGCTCTGTCTCTGGTACAAAATAACATCAGCTCCTTGTCTCCGTGCTTAATGTTCTCTGTAACCCAGACAATGCGCTCTGCATGcggctcttgctctctctccaatATATCGAGATTATGGGGGAGGTACTGCTGCAAATACGCTCTAAAACCGCAACACACTGACCAACAGCGTCCCTCAGAGTTCAATCTACTGAACAACAGATACACTTTTAAAAAAGGAAACAATGTCCAATACACAATATATTGGAAGGTGTGAATCTTCATGGAATAAATCACAGTGCTACAACGCTTTAGCCATCTCATGTAACAACAATCAAGGTGCCAGAAATATGTGGACAACAAATGTCATACAAAACACACCTTGCATGAAGCTGTAGGCTACATCTTGACAGAAAGCAAGTTTCAGTAGTCTAAAACaagcagtatggtataatgtgcaTTGTGTAGGGCAAGTAAAATAAACATATCAATCAAATTCATGTTGCATAAACCGTTAGCCTCACCTTTACAAGCGTTAGGCAATATCCAGTACGATTTACTCTGTACTATTAAATAGGGTCCACTGAAATACAGGCTCTTTGCAAAGCACCACTTTCCATGACCATGGTGCTGAAATGGCACATTAGTGGTATGAGGAGAATTTCTCATGATGGAATGTACCCCGGAATACAAACTCGATTTAAAACAATTAGAATATTTTGAAAGATAAGGATTTAAATATAACAGACCTCTGCTGGTGAGTCTGGTTCATCCAGGATGTTATTTTCACTCTGCATCCGCTGCATCGTCCCTGTAGAACTGGGGTCCATTATCAGTACGTTCTGACTACAGGGTCTGACGAACTTACAGTCACTCTTTCTGGAGTCAGTCGTCCTGCACACCTCGTAATTGTACACGTGCTGTAGAGTTCCTGTCCCCAAAGTGTCTGCGTAACGCGGTGGATAATACGGAATAACCGGGAGATTGGAATGATAGAGGACGCGAGACTGTCTCCATCTGTATATTTTCAATGATAAAATAACCACTAAACATGTGATGAACAGAAATGAGACTACAGCCAAAGCCAAGACTAAGTAAAAAGTCAGCTTGTCATTGTACTCCTTGTCGTGCGTAAAGTCAGTGAACTCCGAGAGCACTTCAGGGAAGCTGTCCGCCACCGCCACGTTAACATTGACTGTAGCTGAACGAGAAGGCTGCCCGTTGTCCTCCACTACAACAGTGAGCCTTTGTTTCACAACATCTTTATCATTGACTTGGCGAATAGTTCTTATTTCTCCATTCTGTAAACCCACTTCAAACAGCGCCCTGTCTGTCGCTTTCTGCAGTTTATACGAGAGCCAAGCATTCTGTCCAGAGTCCACATCAACAGCCACCACTTTAGTGACAAGATAGCCCACATCTGCTGAACGAGGCACCATTTCAGCCACCAGAGAGCTGCTAGTCTGGACTGGATACAGAACCTGCGGCGTGTTGTCATTCTGGTCCTGGATCATTATGTTCACAGTCACATTGCTACTAAGAGGAGGAGAGCCTCCATCCTGCGCTTTTACACGGAACTGGAAATCCTTGATCTGCTCGTAGTCAAAAGAGCGCACTGCATGGATGACTCCACTATCAGCACTAACGGACACATATGAGGAGACGGGCACTCCGTTAACCGAGGAGTCCTCCAGTATGTAAGAAACACGGGCATTCTGGTTCCAGTCAGCGTCTCTGGCTTTCACTGTGAATATAGAGAGCCCCGGTGTGTTGTTTTCTATCATGTAGGCCTCATATGAGCTCCTCTCAAAGACGGGCGCGTTGTCATTCACATCTGATATCTGTAAGGTGAGAGTGACGCTGCTGGAGAGCGAGGGAACTCCCTCATCAGAGCACGTCACACTGATGTTATACCCAGAGGCTCTCTCTCGGTCCAAGtcactgtctgttactacagtaaAGAAATTATTCGATGTTGATTTCATTGAAAACGGGATGTTTTCGTCAATAGAGCACTGTACTCTGCCATTATCACCAGAATCTGGGTCTTGAATATTCATCATAGTTACGACAGTACCAGGTTGGGCGTTCTCAGATATGGCACTCGTCTTTGACATGATATTGATTGATGGTTTGTTGTCATTTGTATCTATAACCTCAATAATTAATTTACACGCGTCAGAGTGACCTCCCTGATCTGTAGCCTGAACGTCTATCTCATAATGTTTACGTTTTTCATAGTCAATATGTCCATTTAATTTTACCACACCGTAAACATGATCAATTTCAAATAGATGGGACGCTCCCGATTTTGAAATAGAATACGTAATTATTCCGTTGGAACCTTGATCGGCATCAGTTGCACTGATTGTTGTTAAAACAGTGCCTTTTGATACGTTTTCTGATACACTAGCTTTATACTCTGCCTGAGAACATACAGGCGCATTATCATTGGCGTCTAGTACAGTGATGAGTATCTGCATCGTTCCTGATAGCTGAGGCTCTCCTCCATCTACAGCTGTCAACAACAGAGATATCTGCTCCTGTTTCTCTCGGTCTAGAGGTGTCTGTAATACCATCTCTACATTTTTAACACCATCTGAACGAGTTAGTGTTTTCAATACGAAATTATCAGTGGGTTTCAGAGAGTAGCTCTGAAGGCCATTAACGCCAACGTCGTCATCAACTGCTCTTTCCAATACAAATTTAGCTCCCGTTAGCGCCGATTCACTAATTTCATATTTCATTTCACTCCTCTCAAAAATAGGTGAATTGTCATTGACATCGGTTATCTCAACTGTAGCTGTATAAAATTCCATCGGGTTCTCTAAAATAATCTGAAAATGTAAAGCGCAAGGCGTCGTCGGTCCGCAAAGCGCTTCACGGTCTATTATCTCTTTGATGAGGAGAACTCCCCTTTCTATATTCAGCTCGATGTACTCTGCGCTGTCTCCAGTATAAATACGAGCTTTACCTGATTTGAGTCTTTTAATATCTAAACCCAAATCCTGCGCTATGTTACCAACTAAAGAGCCTTTCGCCATTTCCTCAGGAATGGAGTAACTGACCTGCCCGTGTACTGAACTGAGAGAGAGGACCGAGATAAACAACAGTACTTGCCGTGTCATTGTTCCGTCCGACATTTTTCCTTCAACATGAAACAACAAGCACCATATATTCCGTTATGAAAATAGTCTAATTATTTAAATTTTGAATCCAGAAAATAACACCATGTCCGGCCAATAATCCGTTTATCAGGAACAAAAGAATCTCAACTCGGGTCTCGGTGCTTAGTGTTCTCTGTAACCCGGACTGTGCGCTCTGCATgcggctctgtctctctctaatataCCGAGATGATGGGGGAGGTACTGCTGCAAAACTGCTCCAAAACGTTAAGACATTGACCAACAGCGTCCCTCTGAGTTTAATGGATTGAACTACAGACAATATACTTCAATAAAAAGACAGAAAAACGCTCCAGTAGTGTTGGAAATGTCAGGGTCGATATACTGAAGAAAATAATTCATATAAAGTAACCGTATACTATATCAATATATAATCTAGCTCAATGTATGTACGCAAAATATAAGCAATGGTGTCAGGTAGTTGTGGCCAAGGAATGTCTGAACCAGACCGAGGCTTTGCATTACACTACAGGCTAATAGCGCCAGAAGGAAGCTTCCTGCAAGCAAACACATTATTCATGGATTACATGTGCATTAAATACACACAATCCATTGTCCTGCTTGATCATCATGAGAATGTATCTTCTTTACCATTCACGACGATAAACGGCTACAATGGAATTCACACTATATAGTGCAAAGCGCTGCTGTCCAATGGCCCTGATGCTTAATGTACAATAAGAATGGACTGAAGAGGTTTTCTGACAGGGAGGTAGGCTACACTTGAACAACACGTTTTCAACATACAGGACCAGTaaaaagcttggacacacctactcatttgagggtttttctatatttggactattttctacattgtagattaatagcgaatcatgtagtaaccagaaaagtgttaaacaaatcaaaatatattgtatatttgagattcttcaaagtagccaccctttgcctagacagctttgcacactcttggcattctctcaaccagcttcatgaggtagtcacctggaatgcatttcaattaacaggtgtgccttgttaaaagttaatttgtggaatttatttccttcttaatgtgtttgaaccaatcagttgtgttgtgacaaggtaggggtggtatacagaagataaccctatttgataaaagtccatattatggcaagaacagctcaaataagcaaagagacatgacagtccatcattactttaagacatgaaggtcagtcaatccggaaaatttcaagaacccTGTAAGTTTCTTCATGTgctgtcacaaaaaccatcaagtgctatgatgaaactggctctcatgaggaccgccacaggaaaggaagacccagatttacctctgctgcagaggagaagtttgttagagttaccagcctcagaaattgctgcccaaataaatgcttcacagagttcaagtaacggacacatctcaacattactGTTCAGAggcgactgcgtgaatcaggccgtcatggttgaattgctgctaAGAAACCACAACGTAAGTGTCACT carries:
- the LOC115123122 gene encoding protocadherin beta-16-like isoform X19, which gives rise to MSDRTMTRQVLLFISVLSLSSVHGQVSYSIPEEMAKGSLVGNIAQDLGLDVNRLKSGKARIYTGDSAEYIELNKERGVLLIKDRIDREALCGQTTPCALHFQIILENPMEFYSITVEVTDVNDNPPVFKKSDIRFRISESALTGAKFILERAIDPDVGINGLQSYSLSSNGNFALKLQNQAGGGKNVEMILQKSLDREKQEQISIVLTAMDGGEPPISGTAQIHVTVLDANDNAPVFTQPIYRATIAENAQKGTAVTKVSAHDADQGTNGKITYSVTNTQDDFPEMFEINYVDGEVILTGEIDYEKSHHYQIHIQASDDGGLTDSCKIILDVIDINDNKPDINIMSKTNVITEDSIPGTVVTMINVQDPDSGENGKVQCSINDNIPFTIKSTTNNFFTLVTESDLDRERASEYNISVTCSDEGVPSLSSSVTLTLQISDVNDNAPVFERSSYEAYMIENNTPGLSIFTVKARDADWNQNARVSYILEDSSVNGVPVSSYVSVSADSGVIHAVRSLDYEQINDFQFRVKAQDGGSPPLSSNVTVNIMIQDQNDNTPQVLYPVQTSSSLVAEMVPRSADVGYLVTKVVAVDVDSGQNAWLSYKLQKATDRALFEVGLQNGEIRTIRQVNDKDVVKQRLTVVVEDNGQPSRSATVNVNVAVADSFPEVLSEFTDFTHDKEYNDNLTFYLVLALAVVSFLFITCLVVIISVKIFRWRQSRVLYHSSLPVIPYYPPRYADTLGTGTLQHVYNYEVCRTTDSRKSDCKFVRPCSQNVLIMDPSSTGTMQRIQSENNILDEPDSPAEQKPPNADWRFTQGQRPGPSGAGGPPEMAMGTGPWPNPPTEAEQLQALMAAANEVSEATATLGPGTMGLSTRYSPQFTLQHVPDYRQNVYIPGSTATLTSNPQQQQQQQQQMLMQQQMAAQQQALQAQPSEASAQPEPPKAAQTPASKKKSTKKEKK
- the LOC115123122 gene encoding protocadherin beta-16-like isoform X10, whose product is MSDRTMTRQVLLFISVLSLSSVHGQVSYSIPEEMAKGSLVGNIAQDLGLDVNRLKSGKARIYTGDSAEYIELNKERGVLLIKDRIDREALCGQTTPCALHFQIILENPMEFYSITVEVTDVNDNPPVFKKSDIRFRISESALTGAKFILERAIDPDVGINGLQSYSLSSNGNFALKLQNQAGGGKNVEMILQKSLDREKQEQISIVLTAMDGGEPPISGTAQIHVTVLDANDNAPVFTQPIYRATIAENAQKGTAVTKVSAHDADQGTNGKITYSVTNTQDDFPEMFEINYVDGEVILTGEIDYEKSHHYQIHIQASDDGGLTDSCKIILDVIDINDNKPDINIMSKTNVITEDSIPGTVVTMINVQDPDSGENGKVQCSINDNIPFTIKSTTNNFFTLVTESDLDRERASEYNISVTCSDEGVPSLSSSVTLTLQISDVNDNAPVFERSSYEAYMIENNTPGLSIFTVKARDADWNQNARVSYILEDSSVNGVPVSSYVSVSADSGVIHAVRSLDYEQINDFQFRVKAQDGGSPPLSSNVTVNIMIQDQNDNTPQVLYPVQTSSSLVAEMVPRSADVGYLVTKVVAVDVDSGQNAWLSYKLQKATDRALFEVGLQNGEIRTIRQVNDKDVVKQRLTVVVEDNGQPSRSATVNVNVAVADSFPEVLSEFTDFTHDKEYNDNLTFYLVLALAVVSFLFITCLVVIISVKIFRWRQSRVLYHSSLPVIPYYPPRYADTLGTGTLQHVYNYEVCRTTDSRKSDCKFVRPCSQNVLIMDPSSTGTMQRIQSENNILDEPDSPAEQKPPNADWRFTQGQRPGPSGPCNYHGDHIRWPQKRSIRAGGPPEMAMGTGPWPNPPTEAEQLQALMAAANEVSEATATLGPGTMGLSTRYSPQFTLQHVPDYRQNVYIPGSTATLTSNPQQQQQQQQQMLMQQQMAAQQQALQAQPSEASAQPEPPKAAQTPASKKKSTKKEKK
- the LOC115121000 gene encoding protocadherin beta-16-like; translated protein: MSLFHVEGKMSDRTMTRQVLLFISVLSLSSVHGQVSYSIPEEMVKGSLVGNIAQDLGLDIKRLISGKARIYTGDSAEYIELNKERGVLLIKDRIDREALCEQTTPCALHFQIILENPMEFYSITVEITDINDNPPTFEKNEIKFKISESAVNGAKFVLERAIDLDVGINGLQSYTLKPTDNFALKLVNQADGNKKVEMVLQKPLDREKHEDVTLVLTAVDGGEPRMSGTMQILITVLDVNDNAPIFTQEFYKATVTENDPKGTVISSVSASDADHGSNGKITYSITNTLDYVRGLIEVNEDNGEIRLIGNIDYEKTRNFQINLRASDDGGLTDSCKVVVEVVDTNDNKPNINIMSKSNVISEDAKIDTVLTMINVQDPDSGENGKVQCSINENIPFAMKSSSNNFFSLVTDSDLDRERASEYNITVTCSDEGLPSLSSSVTLTLQISDVNDNAPVFERSSYEAYIIENNTPGLSIFTVKARDADWNQNARVSYILEDSSVNGVPVSSYVSVSADSGVIHSVRSFDYEQIKDFQFRVKAQDGGSPPLSSNVTVKIMIQDQNDNAPQVLYPVQTSSSLVAEMVPRSADVGYLVTKVVAVDVDSGQNAWLSYELQKATDRALFEVGLQNGEIRTIRQVNDKDVVKQRLTVVVEDNGQPSRSATVNVNVAVADSFPEVLSEFTDFTHDKEYNDKLTFYLVLALAVVSFLFITCLVVIISVKIFRWRQSRVLYHSNLPVIPYYPPRYADTLGTGTLQHVYNYEVCRTTDSRKSDCKFVRPCSQNVLIMDPSSTGTMQRMQSENNILDEPDSPLEVCYI